One genomic region from Gossypium hirsutum isolate 1008001.06 chromosome D13, Gossypium_hirsutum_v2.1, whole genome shotgun sequence encodes:
- the LOC107919187 gene encoding plant intracellular Ras-group-related LRR protein 1-like translates to MDPSPTTYPLLSYVMSLLPFDGPAFNPQDPSATSSSTDPPHIVNQMPHLSSPNVLSSMIHAVSVVSQTRSFLQNLGPRPDHESVNMARSKLAEIVSSVTKSVEELGLCPRPLEVDLLEWRAFLVSEELEVRKEADKEKPTHRLILQLDEMHEAYEKLLKEAEQRLVKIYENTEKVGVNSQEVEEEVNEDVAMVLQETERRALERVELSERRIRVLPQAFGKING, encoded by the coding sequence ATGGATCCCAGCCCGACAACTTACCCTCTCCTTTCCTATGTCATGTCCCTCCTCCCTTTCGACGGACCTGCATTCAACCCTCAGGATCCCTCCGCCACCTCCTCTTCCACCGATCCGCCACACATAGTGAACCAAATGCCCCACCTTTCCAGTCCCAATGTCCTTTCCTCAATGATCCATGCAGTATCCGTTGTGTCCCAAACCCGCTCCTTTCTCCAAAATCTGGGTCCACGACCCGATCACGAGTCAGTCAACATGGCCCGCTCCAAACTTGCAGAAATTGTATCCAGCGTCACCAAATCCGTGGAAGAATTGGGCCTGTGTCCTCGACCCTTGGAGGTGGATCTACTCGAGTGGCGGGCCTTCTTGGTCAGCGAAGAGCTAGAGGTTCGAAAAGAAGCTGACAAAGAGAAGCCTACTCACAGATTAATTTTGCAATTGGATGAAATGCATGAGGCATACGAGAAGCTGTTGAAGGAAGCGGAACAGAGGTTGGTTAAGATTTACGAGAATACGGAAAAAGTGGGGGTAAATTCGCAGGAAGTTGAGGAGGAAGTTAATGAAGATGTTGCTATGGTACTGCAGGAAACAGAAAGGAGAGCATTGGAGAGAGTGGAGTTGTCTGAAAGGAGGATCAGGGTTTTGCCTCAAGCCTTTGGCAAGATTAACGGTTAA
- the LOC107920132 gene encoding plant intracellular Ras-group-related LRR protein 9 isoform X2: MSTTHRFWSLVGLDVSFKSLSYLPTHLARYLGNLQRLRIQLNKTRSLPPSIGEMSSLWYLDAHFNELGGLPDEIGKLKKLQFLDLSNNFTKLRELPNTLGELTDLTELYLNNNEICALPDTFGRLEKLMILKLEQNPLVVPPPDIVNQGVEAVKAFMDIRLHDKLEEEERKSSVEGNEDVQAGWLTCSSSWLKTHASDYGPVLYPV, from the exons ATGTCGACGACGCACCGCTTTTG GTCTTTGGTAGGGTTGGATGTGAGCTTCAAATCCTTGTCATACTTGCCAACGCATCTGGCCAGATACTTAGGCAATCTGCAAAGGCTACGAATTCAGTTGAACAAGACTCGCTCCCTGCCCCCTTCTATCGGTGAGATGAGTTCTTTGTGGTATTTGGATGCTCACTTCAACGAACTTGGTGGCCTTCCTGATGAAATTGGGAAATTGAAAAAGCTTCAGTTCCTCGATCTGAGCAACAATTTCACTAAGTTGAGGGAACTTCCTAACACCTTGGGTGAATTGACCGACCTTACAGAACTTTATCTCAATAACAACGAAATTTGTGCACTTCCTGATACATTTGGTCGTCTTGAGAAGCTGATGATACTCAAATTGGAACAAAATCCTCTTGTCGTTCCACCTCCGGACATAGTAAACCAAGGGGTAGAGGCTGTCAAGGCTTTCATGGATATAAGGTTACACGATAAACTTGAGGAGGAAGAAAGAAAGTCGTCGGTAGAAGGAAATGAAGATGTACAAGCTGGGTGGTTGACATGTAGTAGCTCCTGGTTGAAGACTCATGCTTCAGATTACGGGCCCGTTCTTTATCCCGTTTGA
- the LOC107920132 gene encoding plant intracellular Ras-group-related LRR protein 9 isoform X1 encodes MRARAKIGPYSRSLVGLDVSFKSLSYLPTHLARYLGNLQRLRIQLNKTRSLPPSIGEMSSLWYLDAHFNELGGLPDEIGKLKKLQFLDLSNNFTKLRELPNTLGELTDLTELYLNNNEICALPDTFGRLEKLMILKLEQNPLVVPPPDIVNQGVEAVKAFMDIRLHDKLEEEERKSSVEGNEDVQAGWLTCSSSWLKTHASDYGPVLYPV; translated from the exons atgcgggcccgggcaaaaattgggccttacagcAG GTCTTTGGTAGGGTTGGATGTGAGCTTCAAATCCTTGTCATACTTGCCAACGCATCTGGCCAGATACTTAGGCAATCTGCAAAGGCTACGAATTCAGTTGAACAAGACTCGCTCCCTGCCCCCTTCTATCGGTGAGATGAGTTCTTTGTGGTATTTGGATGCTCACTTCAACGAACTTGGTGGCCTTCCTGATGAAATTGGGAAATTGAAAAAGCTTCAGTTCCTCGATCTGAGCAACAATTTCACTAAGTTGAGGGAACTTCCTAACACCTTGGGTGAATTGACCGACCTTACAGAACTTTATCTCAATAACAACGAAATTTGTGCACTTCCTGATACATTTGGTCGTCTTGAGAAGCTGATGATACTCAAATTGGAACAAAATCCTCTTGTCGTTCCACCTCCGGACATAGTAAACCAAGGGGTAGAGGCTGTCAAGGCTTTCATGGATATAAGGTTACACGATAAACTTGAGGAGGAAGAAAGAAAGTCGTCGGTAGAAGGAAATGAAGATGTACAAGCTGGGTGGTTGACATGTAGTAGCTCCTGGTTGAAGACTCATGCTTCAGATTACGGGCCCGTTCTTTATCCCGTTTGA